In Buchananella sp. 14KM1171, the genomic stretch GCACCGAGGCGCCGCGCGTCCACGCAGCGACAACTTAGGTTAGCGTGACCGCCCCCACATTCGGAAAATCTTGGAGGTGCAAATGTGGGGGAAATTGGGCGCGGACCAGGAGGGGAGCCTCCGGCGCGCCCGGCGCTAGGCGGCCGGCACTAGGCAGCCCACGCCCGCCCGCGCCCGGCGCACTCGCCCGCTACCGCTCCAACAGGGACTGCAGCACCAGGGCAGCACCGTCCTCACCAACGGGGGCGGTGACGAAGTCGGCCGCGCCGCGCACCACCGGGGAGGCCTGGCCCATGGCCACGGAGAACTCCGCCCAGTCCAGGATTTCCAGGTCGTTCATGCCGTCCCCGATGGCCACGGTGGCGTGGCGGGAGATGCCCAACTGCTCGCGCAGCGTGTCGCAGCCGGTGGCCTTGTTGATCCCCGGCGGGGTGAGGTCCAACCAGGACTCCCAGCCGATCGCGTATGAGACGGACTCCAGACCGATCGCCTGGATGCGGCGAGAGAACTCGCTGACCTCCATGCCGCGCGCCACCATGACCACGCGGCTGACCGGGTCGGCACTCAGCTCCTCGAAGGGCACCACGTTGATCGCGTCGGCGAACTCCTCGAACGGCCAGGGGCGGTTGGCCTTCATGCCGCCCTCGCCGGTCT encodes the following:
- a CDS encoding HAD family hydrolase, with translation MSADQLHDLGARSDLSAREWRGRIRRALPRALPAAGPELMICLDIDGTLLGHDQAVSAAVREALAAHRAAGTRLVLASGRGPRGIRAAAELLGHTQCWAVCSNGALTARLTGERGEGETGFTVLTEHLYDASAALEKLRQAVPDAFFATETGEGGMKANRPWPFEEFADAINVVPFEELSADPVSRVVMVARGMEVSEFSRRIQAIGLESVSYAIGWESWLDLTPPGINKATGCDTLREQLGISRHATVAIGDGMNDLEILDWAEFSVAMGQASPVVRGAADFVTAPVGEDGAALVLQSLLER